A section of the Candidatus Eisenbacteria bacterium genome encodes:
- a CDS encoding peptidylprolyl isomerase, protein MGVMVFELWTDRAPKSAANFLKLAGQGFYDGTLFHRVERGFVIQGGDPNTRGGDPATWGQGGPGYQFEDEPVKGEYYKYSLAMANSGPNTNGSQFFVCTGDLIGRLPKRYNLFGRVVEGMPVADAMDAVPTRPVAGGMHSPVSAVKVIRMTVL, encoded by the coding sequence ATGGGCGTGATGGTCTTCGAACTGTGGACGGACCGGGCTCCCAAGTCCGCCGCCAACTTCCTCAAGCTGGCCGGCCAGGGCTTCTACGACGGCACGCTGTTCCACCGGGTGGAGCGCGGGTTCGTGATCCAGGGGGGCGACCCCAACACCCGCGGCGGCGACCCCGCCACGTGGGGCCAGGGCGGTCCCGGCTACCAGTTCGAGGACGAACCGGTGAAGGGCGAGTACTACAAGTACTCCCTGGCGATGGCCAACTCCGGGCCCAACACCAACGGCAGCCAGTTCTTCGTGTGCACCGGGGACCTGATCGGCCGCCTGCCGAAGCGCTACAACCTGTTCGGCCGGGTGGTGGAGGGCATGCCGGTGGCCGACGCCATGGACGCCGTGCCCACCCGCCCGGTGGCGGGCGGCATGCACAGTCCGGTCTCGGCCGTGAAAGTGATCCGGATGACGGTGTTGTAG
- a CDS encoding peptidylprolyl isomerase, with protein MPEPVAPRVKLETSHGEMIFELHPDKAPVTVANFLKLVREGFYDGTLFHRVEPGFVIQGGDPLTRTPDSARWGTGGPGYKFQDEPVQGEYLKYTLAMANAGPNTNGSQFFVCTSDLTGKLPKNYNLFGRVVEGTGTVDAIDRVPVVHAGGSRRPKDPVRVEKITEL; from the coding sequence ATGCCCGAACCTGTCGCGCCGCGCGTGAAGCTGGAGACCAGCCACGGCGAGATGATCTTCGAGTTGCACCCCGACAAGGCGCCCGTCACGGTCGCCAACTTCCTGAAGCTGGTGCGCGAGGGCTTCTACGACGGCACCCTGTTCCACCGCGTCGAGCCGGGCTTCGTGATCCAGGGCGGCGACCCGCTCACCCGGACGCCCGACTCCGCCCGCTGGGGCACGGGCGGGCCCGGCTACAAGTTCCAGGACGAGCCGGTGCAGGGCGAATACCTGAAATATACTCTGGCGATGGCCAACGCCGGGCCCAACACCAACGGCAGCCAGTTCTTCGTGTGCACTTCCGACCTGACCGGCAAGCTCCCGAAGAACTACAATCTGTTCGGCAGGGTGGTGGAGGGGACCGGCACGGTGGACGCCATCGACCGCGTGCCGGTGGTCCATGCCGGCGGCTCGCGCCGCCCCAAGGACCCGGTCCGCGTGGAGAAGATCACCGAGCTGTAG
- the mqnE gene encoding aminofutalosine synthase MqnE produces MSQVTVDLAVVDPGLEPIADKALSGSRLTREEGEYLFRTPDVLGLGRIADAVRRRRHGDNAYFVLNRHINPTNICVLSCRFCEFQAKKGDAHAYEMTIEEILERCGGDVREVHIVGGHHFDWPFEKYVGIVRAIHEAYPEVQIKAWTAPEIDFFCKITKKTVEEVLTVMREAGLLTMPGGGAEVFSERVRRELFRGKISAERWLDIHRRAHAMGFRTNCTLLYGHIETHAERVEHFLRLRELQDETGGFQAFIPLSFQPGNTGLVRRPASALEDLRTVAAARLMLDNIDHIKSYWVMLGEDTAAVALHFGADDLDGTIGREKIVHMHDGQAKSAAGHTRDELLRMIREAHLVPVERDALYRVVQAHA; encoded by the coding sequence ATGTCGCAAGTCACCGTGGACCTGGCAGTCGTGGACCCCGGGCTCGAACCCATCGCGGACAAGGCCCTGTCCGGGAGCCGGCTGACGCGCGAGGAGGGGGAGTACCTCTTCCGCACGCCGGACGTGCTGGGCCTGGGCCGGATCGCCGACGCCGTGCGCCGGCGCCGCCACGGCGACAACGCCTACTTCGTGCTGAACCGCCACATCAACCCGACCAACATCTGCGTCCTCTCGTGCAGGTTCTGCGAGTTCCAGGCCAAGAAGGGGGACGCCCACGCCTACGAGATGACCATCGAGGAGATTCTCGAGCGCTGCGGCGGCGACGTGCGCGAGGTGCACATCGTCGGCGGCCACCACTTCGACTGGCCCTTCGAGAAGTACGTGGGCATCGTGCGCGCCATCCACGAGGCCTACCCGGAGGTGCAGATCAAGGCGTGGACCGCGCCCGAGATCGATTTTTTCTGCAAGATCACGAAGAAGACGGTGGAGGAGGTGCTCACCGTCATGCGCGAGGCCGGCCTGCTCACCATGCCCGGGGGCGGCGCGGAGGTGTTCAGCGAGCGCGTCCGCCGCGAACTGTTCAGGGGCAAGATCTCCGCGGAGCGCTGGCTGGACATCCACCGCCGGGCGCACGCGATGGGGTTCAGGACCAATTGCACGCTGCTGTACGGGCACATCGAGACGCACGCGGAGCGCGTGGAGCACTTCCTCCGCCTGCGCGAGCTGCAGGACGAGACCGGCGGGTTCCAGGCCTTCATCCCGCTCTCGTTCCAACCCGGAAACACCGGGCTGGTGCGCCGCCCGGCCTCGGCGCTCGAGGACCTGCGCACCGTGGCCGCCGCCCGGTTGATGCTCGACAACATCGACCACATCAAGTCCTACTGGGTGATGCTGGGGGAGGACACCGCCGCCGTGGCGCTGCACTTCGGCGCCGACGACCTGGACGGCACCATCGGGCGGGAGAAGATCGTCCACATGCACGACGGGCAGGCGAAGTCGGCCGCCGGCCACACGCGCGACGAGCTGCTGCGCATGATCCGCGAGGCGCACCTCGTGCCGGTGGAGCGCGACGCGCTGTATCGCGTGGTGCAGGCGCACGCGTGA
- a CDS encoding menaquinone biosynthesis protein has protein sequence MNTGTSRRAVIGRIAYLNTDPFFEGLELPDADTMSVPPRELARLCREGAVDAGAIPVAELFRMEADFEPLGGMGIACRGAVNSVLCFARRPLEELDGGRVALTSQSATSVRLLRLLLERHLGVKPASYARGWVEGADAFLVIGDDALRRGYHGVRGFPHVLDLSQAWSAWQGLPFVFARWAVRRSLPAAEKRGLAAALSRGLDAGLERAGDIAARRSADIGVPAPELEIYLRRFTYRFGDAEAEGEARFRRLLEEHQLADFDPR, from the coding sequence GTGAACACCGGGACCTCGCGGCGCGCCGTGATCGGGCGGATCGCGTACCTCAACACCGACCCGTTCTTCGAGGGGCTGGAGCTTCCCGACGCGGACACGATGTCCGTCCCGCCGCGCGAGCTGGCCCGGCTGTGCCGCGAAGGCGCGGTGGACGCCGGGGCCATCCCGGTGGCCGAGCTGTTCCGCATGGAGGCGGACTTCGAGCCGCTGGGCGGCATGGGCATCGCCTGCCGCGGGGCGGTGAACAGCGTGCTGTGCTTCGCGCGACGCCCGTTGGAGGAGCTGGATGGCGGTCGCGTGGCGCTTACTTCGCAGAGCGCCACCTCGGTGCGGCTGCTGCGCCTGCTGCTTGAGCGGCACCTCGGGGTGAAGCCGGCCTCCTACGCCCGTGGTTGGGTGGAGGGGGCGGACGCGTTTCTGGTCATCGGCGACGACGCGCTGCGGCGCGGCTACCACGGCGTGCGCGGGTTCCCTCACGTGCTGGACCTGTCGCAGGCGTGGAGCGCGTGGCAGGGGCTGCCGTTCGTGTTTGCCCGCTGGGCGGTGCGCCGCAGCCTGCCGGCCGCGGAGAAGCGGGGCCTGGCCGCGGCCCTCTCGAGGGGGCTGGACGCCGGGCTGGAGCGCGCCGGGGACATCGCCGCGCGCCGCTCGGCCGACATCGGCGTGCCCGCCCCCGAACTGGAGATCTACCTGCGCCGCTTCACCTACCGCTTCGGCGACGCCGAGGCCGAAGGCGAGGCGCGCTTCCGGAGGTTGCTTGAAGAGCACCAGCTCGCTGACTTCGATCCGCGCTAA
- the mqnC gene encoding dehypoxanthine futalosine cyclase, giving the protein MEARERLSVGDGLFLLTQADLLPLGQLARRERFRRFPEPVVTYVVDTNPNYTNYCETDCLFCAFYRKPGDPAGYLYTVEQMVEKFKEHAALGATTILLQGGNHPDLTLDYHVALVRECRRQVPQVTPHFFSPSEIRTLARVCSKTVPEVLQALWDAGQRTIPGGGAEILSNRVKQRISPKKGTAEDWLDVMREAHGIGFRTTATMMYGHVETDEEILEHLDRLRRLQDETGGFTAFIPWCFKPTNTWLEPKVTHVPGSHKYLRVLAVARLFLDNFDHVQASWFSEGKKAGQIALHFGADDFGGTILEENVLASAEHHNRTTIEEIRDIIRESGFVPAQRTTTYEILRRFDEAPVVLL; this is encoded by the coding sequence GTGGAGGCGCGCGAGCGCCTCTCGGTCGGGGACGGGTTGTTCCTGCTCACCCAGGCCGACCTGTTGCCGCTGGGGCAGCTGGCCCGGCGCGAGCGCTTCCGGCGCTTCCCGGAGCCGGTGGTCACCTACGTGGTGGACACCAACCCCAACTACACCAACTACTGCGAGACGGACTGCCTGTTCTGCGCGTTCTATCGCAAGCCGGGCGATCCCGCGGGCTACCTGTACACCGTCGAGCAGATGGTGGAGAAGTTCAAGGAGCACGCGGCCCTGGGCGCGACCACGATCCTGCTCCAGGGCGGCAACCACCCCGACCTGACGCTGGACTACCACGTGGCGCTGGTGCGCGAGTGCCGCCGGCAGGTGCCGCAGGTCACGCCGCACTTCTTCTCGCCCAGCGAGATACGCACCCTGGCCCGGGTGTGCTCGAAGACCGTCCCGGAGGTGCTCCAGGCGCTCTGGGATGCCGGCCAGCGGACGATCCCCGGGGGCGGCGCGGAGATCCTGTCCAACCGCGTGAAGCAGCGCATCAGCCCGAAGAAGGGCACCGCCGAGGACTGGCTGGACGTGATGCGCGAGGCCCACGGGATCGGCTTCCGCACCACCGCCACCATGATGTACGGCCACGTGGAGACCGACGAGGAGATTCTCGAACATCTGGACCGGCTGCGCCGGCTGCAGGACGAGACCGGTGGCTTCACCGCGTTCATCCCCTGGTGCTTCAAGCCCACCAACACCTGGCTCGAGCCCAAGGTGACGCACGTGCCCGGCAGCCACAAGTACCTGCGGGTGCTGGCGGTGGCGCGGCTGTTCCTGGACAACTTCGACCACGTGCAGGCGTCGTGGTTCTCGGAGGGGAAGAAGGCCGGCCAGATCGCGCTGCACTTCGGGGCGGACGACTTCGGCGGGACGATCCTCGAGGAGAACGTGCTGGCTTCCGCCGAGCACCACAACCGCACCACCATCGAGGAGATCCGGGACATCATCCGCGAGAGCGGCTTCGTGCCCGCGCAGCGGACCACCACCTACGAGATCCTCAGGCGTTTCGACGAGGCCCCGGTCGTCCTGCTGTAG
- a CDS encoding ABC transporter substrate-binding protein → MDPVLRVGHSPDPDDAFMFYALAHGHVKVRNFRIEHVMEDIQTLNERAMRGELEVTAVSAHAFAHLNGRYHVLNSGSSVGRGYGPTVVAPVPRGLNSLMGKKIAVPGLLTTAHLLLSLRLQEWEPVVMPFDQIPDAVIQGRVPAGLIIHEGQLTYREMGLHLVESLGEWWERETRLPLPLGLDIVRADLGEALCAEIGVALHDSVRFARAHEDDALDYAMQFGRGIERETAREFVRMYVNDDTEDMGQEGREALRELWKRGADAGILPAVGDVKFV, encoded by the coding sequence ATGGACCCCGTGCTCCGGGTGGGCCACAGCCCAGATCCCGACGACGCCTTCATGTTCTACGCACTCGCCCACGGCCATGTGAAGGTCCGGAACTTCCGGATCGAGCACGTGATGGAGGACATCCAGACGCTCAACGAGCGAGCCATGCGCGGGGAGCTGGAGGTCACGGCGGTGTCCGCCCACGCCTTCGCGCACCTGAACGGGCGCTACCACGTGCTCAACTCCGGCTCGAGCGTGGGCCGCGGCTACGGTCCCACCGTGGTGGCGCCCGTGCCCCGCGGACTGAACTCGCTCATGGGCAAGAAGATCGCCGTGCCCGGGCTGCTCACCACGGCCCACCTGTTGCTGAGCCTGCGGCTCCAGGAGTGGGAACCGGTGGTGATGCCCTTCGACCAGATTCCGGACGCCGTGATCCAGGGCCGGGTGCCCGCGGGGCTGATCATCCACGAGGGGCAGCTCACCTACCGCGAGATGGGACTGCACCTGGTGGAATCCCTGGGCGAGTGGTGGGAGCGCGAGACGCGGCTGCCGCTGCCGCTGGGCCTGGACATCGTGCGCGCCGACCTGGGCGAAGCGCTGTGCGCCGAGATCGGCGTGGCGCTGCACGACAGCGTGCGCTTCGCGCGCGCCCACGAAGACGACGCCCTGGACTACGCCATGCAGTTCGGGCGCGGCATCGAGCGCGAGACGGCGCGCGAGTTTGTGCGCATGTACGTCAACGACGACACCGAGGACATGGGCCAGGAGGGCCGCGAGGCGCTGCGCGAGCTGTGGAAGCGCGGGGCCGACGCGGGCATCCTGCCGGCCGTGGGAGACGTGAAGTTCGTGTAG
- a CDS encoding rhodanese-like domain-containing protein, which translates to MAHRDWKLLLAFAAGACVMAGCGPRSPEGGVAPGSQSAAVSPSAPGTFDDISPGQARDYLSKGAFLLDVRFPYEWMDDLGHLEGAKQIPVTDLETRLKDLEPYRDKDVVVYCRSGVRSRAAADVLARSGFAHVHNLRGGLEAYRDWQKGRR; encoded by the coding sequence ATGGCTCACAGGGACTGGAAGCTTCTTCTGGCGTTCGCGGCGGGGGCCTGCGTCATGGCCGGTTGCGGCCCCCGATCGCCGGAGGGTGGCGTCGCCCCCGGCTCGCAGTCGGCCGCCGTCTCGCCGTCCGCTCCCGGCACCTTCGACGACATTTCCCCCGGGCAGGCCCGGGACTATCTCTCCAAGGGCGCGTTCCTGCTCGACGTGCGCTTCCCGTACGAGTGGATGGACGACCTGGGTCACCTCGAGGGCGCGAAGCAGATTCCGGTGACCGACCTGGAGACCCGGCTCAAGGACCTGGAGCCGTATCGCGACAAGGACGTGGTGGTGTACTGCCGCTCCGGGGTCCGCAGCCGCGCCGCCGCCGATGTGCTGGCCCGCAGCGGCTTCGCCCACGTCCACAACCTGCGCGGGGGCCTGGAGGCCTACCGGGACTGGCAGAAAGGTCGTCGCTAG
- a CDS encoding purine-binding chemotaxis protein CheW yields MNQRDSSTAPRQLVSFRLGEEEYAIDILSVQEIIRVARVTPVPNAPPFVVGVLNLRGKVIPVVSLRTRLGMAHADLTSRTRILVADLPPHTIGFRVDSVSEVIRVPLEQIEPPPDTGPRGRPEPYVQGVAKLENRLIMILDLQRLLTEEESQSLAA; encoded by the coding sequence ATGAACCAGCGCGACAGCTCCACGGCGCCGCGACAGCTGGTCAGTTTCCGGCTGGGCGAGGAAGAGTACGCCATCGACATCCTGAGCGTTCAGGAGATCATCCGCGTGGCCCGCGTCACGCCGGTCCCGAACGCGCCCCCCTTCGTGGTGGGCGTGCTGAATCTCCGTGGCAAGGTGATCCCGGTCGTGAGCCTGCGCACGCGCCTGGGCATGGCGCACGCCGACCTGACTTCCCGCACCCGCATCCTGGTGGCGGACCTGCCCCCGCACACCATCGGCTTCCGCGTGGACTCGGTGTCCGAGGTGATCCGCGTGCCGCTGGAGCAGATCGAGCCGCCTCCCGACACCGGCCCCCGCGGCCGGCCGGAGCCCTACGTGCAGGGCGTGGCGAAACTCGAGAACCGTCTGATCATGATCCTCGACCTGCAGCGGCTGCTCACCGAAGAAGAGTCCCAGTCCCTGGCGGCGTGA
- a CDS encoding chemotaxis protein CheA: MNDEIRQNPELFSDFLAETEELIETLIEDVLSLEEEGGHEDVVKRVFRTLHTLKGNAGFLNFSPMVDLSHHAEDLVALVRDGQLRVSTPITDCLLLVADLLRNMLEHLRDEANPLPDATTIEARIAGLASVPPGQAAGAPAGPPVPVAQTVPAAPPVPVALPVPAAPSAPAVTSLPAAMAPVPAAPSAARAPGSSTPPPSVFPPVPAPFAPFAHAAGADSEADRAGHAGEAVHAEAHDAHRGDRDAQTVRVDVARIDQIMNQVGELVLERNRLQQLAGELRSGKPSERLAESLADNAGRIHGITAELQAAVLKVRMVPVERIFRKFPRMVRDLAAKLGKEVQFSMAGGDTELDKTVAEAILDPLTHLVRNALDHGIEAPGARRAAGKPEAGALLLSASHEGNHILVRVADDGAGIDPALIGHKAVRLGLATQEAVDTMSRPELMDLLFLPGLTTNESVSEVSGRGVGLDVVRSRLKTYHGMIEILSEPGWGTQVTLKLPLTLAIVPSLFVAVGEDHYAIPLSSVIEVVSDGGEGRYEFQGRPVLRWRDRVLPLLDLRDQFHLSAARLPRLGRKIVVVGLADKQVGFLVDGMVGQEEVVIKTLGGFLGRVPGIAGGTIMGDGHVALIVDIPALVGLARGAGSPAAAA, from the coding sequence GTGAACGACGAGATCCGGCAGAACCCCGAGCTCTTCTCCGACTTCCTCGCGGAGACCGAGGAACTCATCGAGACGCTCATCGAGGATGTGCTCTCGCTGGAGGAGGAGGGCGGCCACGAGGACGTGGTGAAGCGCGTCTTCCGCACGCTGCACACCCTGAAGGGCAACGCCGGCTTCCTCAACTTCTCCCCGATGGTGGACCTGAGCCACCACGCCGAGGACCTGGTGGCCCTGGTGCGCGACGGGCAGCTGCGCGTCTCGACCCCCATCACCGATTGCCTGCTGCTGGTCGCCGACCTGCTGCGCAACATGCTCGAGCACCTGCGCGACGAAGCCAATCCGCTGCCCGACGCCACGACGATCGAGGCGCGGATCGCCGGACTCGCCAGCGTGCCGCCGGGCCAGGCCGCCGGGGCGCCGGCCGGGCCGCCCGTTCCAGTCGCGCAGACCGTTCCAGCCGCGCCGCCCGTTCCAGTCGCGCTGCCCGTTCCGGCTGCGCCTTCGGCACCGGCTGTGACCTCCCTGCCCGCGGCCATGGCGCCCGTTCCGGCCGCGCCTTCCGCGGCGCGAGCGCCGGGTTCTTCCACCCCGCCGCCGTCCGTCTTCCCGCCGGTGCCCGCGCCCTTTGCGCCGTTCGCGCATGCGGCGGGCGCGGACTCCGAGGCCGACCGGGCCGGGCACGCCGGGGAAGCCGTGCACGCGGAGGCCCACGATGCCCACCGCGGTGACCGGGACGCGCAGACGGTGCGCGTGGACGTGGCGCGGATCGACCAGATCATGAACCAGGTCGGGGAACTGGTGTTGGAGCGCAACCGGCTGCAGCAGCTGGCCGGGGAGTTGCGCTCGGGCAAGCCCTCGGAGCGGCTCGCCGAATCGCTGGCCGACAACGCCGGGCGCATCCACGGCATCACCGCGGAGCTGCAGGCGGCGGTGCTGAAGGTGCGGATGGTCCCCGTCGAGCGGATCTTCCGCAAGTTCCCGCGCATGGTCCGCGACCTGGCCGCGAAACTGGGCAAGGAAGTGCAGTTCTCCATGGCCGGCGGCGACACCGAACTGGACAAGACGGTGGCCGAAGCCATCCTGGACCCGCTCACCCATCTGGTGCGCAACGCCCTCGACCACGGCATCGAGGCTCCCGGGGCCCGCCGCGCTGCGGGCAAGCCGGAAGCCGGCGCCTTGCTCCTCTCGGCGTCGCACGAAGGCAACCACATCCTGGTCCGCGTGGCCGACGACGGCGCAGGCATCGACCCGGCCCTGATCGGGCACAAGGCGGTGCGGCTGGGACTGGCGACCCAGGAGGCCGTGGACACGATGTCGCGCCCCGAGCTCATGGACCTGCTGTTCCTGCCCGGTCTCACCACCAACGAGTCGGTGAGCGAGGTCTCGGGGCGCGGGGTGGGCCTGGACGTGGTGCGCAGCCGCCTGAAGACCTACCACGGCATGATCGAGATCCTCTCCGAGCCCGGATGGGGAACGCAGGTCACGCTCAAGCTGCCGCTCACGCTGGCCATCGTGCCCAGCCTGTTTGTGGCGGTGGGCGAAGACCACTACGCGATCCCGCTGTCCTCGGTGATCGAAGTGGTGTCCGACGGGGGCGAGGGCCGCTACGAGTTCCAGGGCCGCCCGGTCCTGCGCTGGCGCGACCGCGTGCTGCCGCTGCTGGACCTGCGCGACCAGTTCCACCTCTCGGCCGCGCGGCTGCCGCGCCTGGGGCGGAAGATCGTGGTCGTGGGGCTGGCCGACAAGCAGGTGGGTTTCCTGGTGGACGGCATGGTCGGCCAGGAGGAAGTGGTGATCAAGACCCTCGGGGGATTCCTGGGCCGCGTCCCGGGGATCGCCGGCGGGACCATCATGGGAGACGGCCACGTGGCCTTGATCGTGGACATTCCGGCCCTGGTGGGCCTGGCCCGCGGCGCGGGATCCCCCGCGGCCGCCGCGTGA
- a CDS encoding HDOD domain-containing protein, whose translation MKNTRYSAPPREPLEQRIREVRDLPTLPAVVVRTMELLNAPDSTLREVGEMVATDQVLSARTLRLVNAPYFGLSRRLHSVMEAAVYLGRSGMRNLVVSSSILQSFAGSSRSAPPVQFWEHAFASAIFARLIASRASQGQVEDAYLAGLLHDLGRLVLRHHFPSEIAEVEAAARVSGVPVSVAEEQAWQTTHAEVGCWLGQTWHLPAPVVEAVRMHHRPADAPPELRTLCAAVHLGDELAFEQGFGDEETFDAEHRGLELGTQVLFQDEVLLASPDTLREMVAEEAHGVRLLVEMVYGT comes from the coding sequence GTGAAGAACACCCGGTATTCGGCCCCACCCCGCGAGCCCCTGGAACAGCGGATCCGCGAGGTGCGCGACCTGCCCACGCTGCCCGCGGTGGTGGTGCGGACGATGGAGCTGCTGAACGCCCCGGACAGCACCCTGCGGGAAGTGGGGGAGATGGTGGCCACCGACCAGGTCCTCTCGGCGCGCACGCTGCGCCTGGTGAACGCCCCGTATTTCGGGCTGAGCCGCCGGCTTCACTCGGTGATGGAGGCCGCCGTGTACCTGGGCCGCAGCGGCATGCGCAACCTGGTGGTGTCCTCCTCGATCCTGCAGTCGTTTGCCGGAAGCTCCCGCTCCGCCCCGCCGGTGCAGTTCTGGGAGCACGCCTTCGCGTCGGCGATCTTCGCGCGCCTGATCGCGTCCCGGGCCTCGCAGGGCCAGGTGGAGGACGCCTACCTCGCCGGGCTGCTCCACGACCTCGGCCGGCTGGTCCTCCGCCACCACTTCCCCAGCGAGATAGCCGAGGTGGAGGCGGCCGCGCGCGTGAGCGGCGTGCCGGTGAGCGTGGCCGAGGAACAGGCGTGGCAGACCACGCATGCCGAGGTGGGGTGCTGGCTGGGACAGACCTGGCACCTGCCGGCCCCGGTGGTGGAGGCCGTGCGCATGCACCACCGTCCGGCGGACGCCCCGCCCGAGCTGCGCACGCTGTGCGCCGCGGTGCACCTGGGCGACGAGCTGGCCTTCGAGCAGGGCTTCGGAGACGAGGAGACCTTCGACGCCGAGCACCGCGGCCTGGAGCTGGGCACCCAGGTGTTGTTCCAGGACGAGGTGCTGCTCGCCTCGCCGGACACGCTGAGGGAGATGGTGGCGGAGGAGGCGCACGGCGTGCGGCTGCTGGTCGAGATGGTGTACGGAACGTAG
- a CDS encoding chemotaxis response regulator protein-glutamate methylesterase: MGIGAPNPHTRPFLEAATARAVRVMVVDDSSFIRSALTRMLSSERSVVVVGTASNGQEALRMIPHARPDVLTLDFEMPVMDGLETLRAVMRDFPMPVLMLSAHTAPGAEATLRALELGAADFMLKPARLTDAEAAHLRSGLVARVLALACRHAGPRPVPVRPPGGEVRILPGDGPRLVTIGASTGGPRALQQVLESLPSTLDAGVLIVQHMPPLFTRQFAERLDSLGILPVREARPEDVVRHGQVLLAPGDHHLEVTGIVPGGLSVRLTREPESEMRPSIDVLFRSAAAHNGSRTVALVLTGMGADGRAGMTEVRRAGGVTLAQDEPSCVVYGMPRACVEAGVVDRTVTPAAAGRAILKALGGRSAARERKAS, translated from the coding sequence TTGGGCATCGGAGCGCCGAACCCGCACACCCGCCCGTTCCTCGAGGCGGCGACCGCCCGCGCGGTGCGCGTGATGGTGGTGGACGACTCGTCGTTCATCCGCTCCGCGCTCACTCGGATGCTGTCCAGCGAGCGCTCCGTGGTGGTGGTGGGCACGGCGTCCAACGGCCAGGAGGCGCTGCGCATGATCCCGCACGCCCGCCCCGACGTGCTCACGCTCGACTTCGAGATGCCGGTGATGGACGGGCTCGAGACCCTGCGGGCCGTGATGCGGGACTTCCCCATGCCGGTGCTGATGCTGAGCGCGCACACCGCCCCGGGTGCCGAGGCCACCCTGAGGGCGCTGGAGCTGGGCGCGGCGGATTTCATGCTCAAGCCGGCGCGCCTCACGGACGCCGAGGCCGCCCACCTGCGCTCCGGGCTGGTGGCGAGAGTGCTCGCACTCGCCTGCCGCCACGCCGGGCCCCGCCCGGTCCCGGTGCGCCCACCCGGTGGCGAGGTGCGGATCCTGCCCGGCGACGGCCCGCGCCTGGTGACCATCGGCGCCTCCACCGGTGGCCCGCGGGCGCTGCAGCAGGTCCTGGAATCGCTGCCGTCCACGCTGGACGCCGGCGTGCTCATCGTGCAGCACATGCCCCCGCTGTTCACCCGGCAGTTTGCCGAGCGCCTGGACTCCCTCGGCATCCTCCCGGTGCGCGAGGCCCGGCCCGAGGACGTGGTGCGGCACGGCCAGGTGCTCCTGGCGCCGGGCGACCATCACTTGGAAGTCACCGGCATCGTTCCGGGGGGTCTCTCGGTGCGGCTGACCCGCGAACCGGAAAGCGAGATGCGGCCGAGCATCGACGTGCTGTTCCGCTCCGCGGCGGCGCACAACGGTTCCCGCACGGTGGCGCTGGTCCTGACCGGGATGGGGGCCGACGGCCGTGCGGGCATGACCGAGGTGCGGCGCGCGGGCGGCGTCACGCTGGCCCAGGACGAGCCGTCGTGCGTGGTGTACGGAATGCCCCGGGCCTGCGTCGAGGCCGGGGTGGTGGACCGGACCGTCACTCCCGCCGCGGCGGGCCGGGCGATCCTGAAGGCCCTGGGCGGCCGGTCGGCGGCCCGGGAGAGGAAGGCATCGTGA